CGTATCATCTATTAGGAAGAATCCTCCCTTCTGCCTCCCACCGATGGTCAAGTCTTTAAATTACCTCAACAACATCCTTGCGAAGATCGAAGCTATAAATGCAGGTGTGGATGAAGCCATCATGCTCGATTGGAGAGGTTATATAAGCGAGGGGACCGCCACCAACATATTCATAGTTAAGGATAGAGTGTTGAATACCCCTCCTCTATATGCGAGTATACTCGCCGGTATCACGCGTAGAGTTGTGATAGAGTTGGCAAAGGAATTGAAGATCGATGTTATCGAACGGGATATCACTCTACATGAGCTTTACAACGCTGATGAAGCATTTCTCACAGGAACGGGGCCTGAGATTCAACCGATTATCGAGGTCGATAAAAGGAAGATCGGGACAGGGGAGCCCGGCCCGATCACCTTAAAGCTCACAGATGCATTTAGAAATAAGGTGCAGACGAGCGGTGTTGATATTTATAGCTGATATGTTACATTGGTATTAGCATACAGAAAATTTTATCATTGATAGAAACTCGTAATCCGATTTTGGATTTATATCTATATAAACAAAGATCGTTTGTATTCTTATCTTTTGAACGCTCCTGAGAAAAGCTAAAGTTTTTAGCTTTTAATCATCAATACTAATATGTGAAGCTTATGAAGGTTGTTAAAATGGATGAAGTTTTAGAGTATGAGCCACCTGGCCAGCCTTTTAGAAGGGTTAGATTGTTAGCGACCCCCGAAGATGCTGGGACTAGTGTAACGGTCGGTATGTCCATTTATGGGCGTGGTATGTTCGCACCGGCTCATACACACAGTGGTGAAGAGATCATCGTAGTGACTCATGGGAGAGGGATCTTCAGAGGTAAAGAAGGAGAAGTGGTCGCAACGCCCGGTACTGTACTAATCTTCTCTCCCGGCGAAGAACACTCTTTAGAGAATAGAGAGAGCCCCACACTCGAGTTTATCTTCATCTATCCGAAACCTGAGGATGCCAAACCTATCAAAGAGAAGTGGAAACCTCATCAACCACAAAAATTTTAAATAATGAGATGAGAAGGAGGAATAAATGAGAGAACGTATTTAAATCTGTCCATTATACATTAAACTTCCGTTCATCATCATAGATGGTTGTAGATATGGTGCATAGAGTAGCGACCGTCGATATGGATTATTGTAACCCCAAGAAGTGTGGATTGGAGTGTATCAAGTTCTGCCCCGTCAATAAGATGGGTGGCGAGTGTATCATATTAGGTGAGCATGGTAAAGCGCTCATCAATGAAAATCTTTGCACAGGATGTGGCGTATGTATTCACAAATGCCCTTTCAAAGCGATAAATATAATCAACCTTCCGGAGGAATTGAAGAAGGATAAAGTCCATCAGTACGGTGCGAATACCTTTCGACTCTATCGATTACCACGATTAAAGAAGGGCGCGGTGATAGGCCTTGTAGGTAGGAATGGCATAGGCAAGACCACAGCTCTGAATATACTTTCAGGCAATCTAAAGCCCAATCTAGGTAGGTTCGAGAACCCTCCTAACTGGGATGAGATAATCGATAACTTTGGAGGGACTGAGTTAAAGGAGCATTTTCAAAGGATCGCCAATGGTGATTTAAAGGTATCGATCAAACCTCAAGCCGTATACGATATTCCAAAGGTTTGGAATGGCGATGCACGCTCTCTACTCGAAAGGTACGATGAGAGGGGTATAAGTAGCAAGTTGGAAAAGAGGCTGGGCCTCGATAAATCTCTCGATAAACCCGTACCAGAATTGAGTGGTGGTGAATTACAAAGGTTGGCTGTAGCGGTAGCGGTATCGAGAGATGCTGAGCTATACCTTTTTGATGAGCCTTCATCTTACAACGACGTGTATCAGAGGCTTGAAGTGGCAAGGGTCATACATGAGTTGGCCCAAGAGAATAAGTACGTTCTGATCGTCGAGCACGATCTCACCCTCCTCGATTATCTGAGTGATTTTATTCATATCTTATACGGTGAGCCTGGAGCCTACGGTATTGTATCGAATATTCAACCATCGAGAACCGGGATCAATACACTCCTCGATGGCTACTTGCCCGGTGAGAATGTGAGGTTTAGAGATAAACCGGTCAGATTCGATGTATACGCACCTATCGCTAAGGAGATCGATACACCCATCGTAGCGGAGTATACCGATATTGTAAAGAATTATCCGGGATTTGAGTTAAAGGTTAAGGCGGGTAGGCTAAGGCAGGGCGAAGTCGTTGGAATATTAGGAGCGAATGCGTTAGGAAAGACGACCTTTATGAAGATCGTAGCGGGTTTGGAGAAGGCCGATGTAGGTGAAGTTCGTTTAGGGGCTAAGATTTCATATAAACCACAATACCTATCTGGAGATTTCGAAGGGAGCGTCTTCGAAATTTTGAAGGAAGTGGCTGGTGACCGTTTAAATAATAGCTTGGTACAGGAGCAGATCATCCTACCTCTAGGATTACACCGCCTTATGGATCGTAAGGTAAAGAATTTGAGTGGTGGTGAATTACAGAAGTTGGCGATAGCCACATGCTTATTGAGAGAAGCAGATATATATGCTCTCGATGAACCATCGGCCTTCATCGATGTAGAGGATCGAATCGCTTTAGCGAAGATCATTCAAAGGTTCGTTAAATCTCAAGGTAAATCGGCCCTGATCGTAGATCACGATATTCAGATCATCGATATAGTCTCCGATACATTGATGATCTTTTCCGGGTCATCGGGAGTTTATGGTGAAGCTACCCCTCCATTACCGAAAGGCGAAGGGATGAATGTATTCTTGGAGAGTCTGGGCATCACGTATAGGCGTGATACAGATACGGGCAGACCACGGGTCAATAAACCGGGAAGTAAACTCGATAAGAAGCAGAAAGAGCTCAAAGAGTTCTACTATATGAAGATAATTAAAGAGGGAGGGTGAGAATCATATCGAGAATGTTAAAGCGCGCATTGATGGGCATTTTAAACTCGGATGAAATTTCACAGCTTTACAGTAGTTTTGATATCGTTGGCGATGTAGCGATTATAAAGATACCGGATCGATTGATCGATAAGAAGGATATCATAGCGAAGGCCATATTGGATAATCTGAAATCTGTTAAGACCGTTTTGAGGCAGGCATCTCCCATCTCAGGAACTTATCGAACAAGGGAATTGGAGTATTTGATGGGCGAGAAGAAGACCCTTACATTCTACAGAGAGCATGGGTGTACCTTCAAGGTCGATCTGGCCAAGGTCTACTTCTCGCCTCGATTATCCTATGAGAGGTTAAGGGTAGCCGAGCAGGTGAATCCTAACGAAAGGGTCGTGAATATGTTTGGAGGTGTTGGGACCTTTTCAATACTCATCGCTAAAAAACATCCTAGTGTTACAGTATACAATATTGATATCAATCCCGATGCCCACCTCTTGGCAGTAGAAAATGCGATCATCAATAAAGTCTCGGATAGAGTTATATGCATATTGGGAGATTCACGTAAAGTAATTCATGAGATGCTCGTTGGTATAGCGGACAGGGTGTTGATGCCTCTACCAGAAAAGGCATGTGAATACCTTGATGTTGCGATCGAAGCGCTCAAACCTCAAGGTGGTATAATTCACTATTACACAGAGGTTCATGGTTCAAGAGTTACGGATGTAATTCAAGAAGCTGAATCACAGCTTCATAAATCCTTAACCGTACCCCATCGCATCAGATTCAGCAGGGTAGTGAGGGAGGTTGGGCCGAGATGGAGCCAGATCGTTTTAGATGTAGAAGTTTGGAAGTAATGGGTAAAATCAGAAAAGTGAAGATTAGAGATGTTGTTTTTCATATATTTCCTTTACTTTATCGAGCGTATCGATCTCCTCCACACCCTTATCATACCTTATCCTTTTGATTCGAGGAAAGCGTAACGCGTAACCGCTATCGTACCTATCACTCTTTTGAATACTATCAAATGCCACTTCTAAGACAATTTCGGGCAGGACCGATACTCTAAATCCATAATCTTTCACCGTAATCCTCTTCAATCTCTCCGTCATCTCCTGTATCTCTTCATCGGTCAATCCCGAATACGCCTTACCTATGATCCTCAATCGGCCTTCACCATCTCTTACAGCGAATGTATAATCTGATAGGAGGCCCGCCCTCTTACCATGGCCATATTCAGCCATCACGACCACCACATCCAACGTGTCCAACTCTCTCTTCAACTTCGTCCATAGTTTACCTCGCTTACCTAAACTATAAAGTGAAGAAGGGTCTTTTAAGACCAGACCTTCGTAACCCAACTTCTTACTCTCGTTAAATAACTCTTGAATTTCTTGAACCGTTTTCACTCGAAATATCTGTGAAGGTTTGACAGGATCGTAGAACTTCAAAGATTCTAACAACCTTCTTCTCAGATCGAGAGGTTCATCGATCAAAGCCTTCCCATTAAGGTAGATTACATCGTACACAAAGTAGATTAAAGGGATTTCATGGATTAATTGGGGCCCGATATCTTTACGCCTCAATCTATGTTGCAACCTCTGAAAGGGTAATGGCCTATCATCTTTGAATGGTACTATCTCCCCATCGAGGATACATTCACAATTCATCTTACTTAATGCATCGACGACTTCTGGAAAGCTCTTCGATACATCTTCGAGCCTTCGCGAAAATATCTTCACACAATCCTTTCCACAATGGGCCTGAGCCCTTATACCATCATACTTAAACTCTGCATACAATTCCTTATTGTAATATTTGACGATCTCCTCGGCAGACTGCATCGTATCTGCGAGCATGAAGCCTATAGGATGGAATAGTGTGATCTGCAATTCATGAAGTTTACCATGGTAGGCTTTTAATGCAACCTCACCTACATCACTGAATGCCAATACTGCATCTCTGATATCTTGAAGTTCATAATTGAAAGCTTTTGCTATACCCTCTTCGACGAGTCCACTTACCAATCCTATACGTAACTCATTCGTTAAAATTTTAACAAGATACTTCGCTTCTAATGGTGTACAATTTAAGAATAGACCTTTGAGTAGATTCTTCCTTTCTAAAAACGATCCATCACCCTTCATCAGACTCATTCTATCGAGTGTACTCTGGATCGAGTTGAGAGTGAGTTCTTCTCTAATTAGAGGGATCAGCCTCCTTTTATTGAAGAGCGCCTCTGCCACCATTCCAAGATCGCCATACTTAACGTATGAGGATCTGAACTCTTCATCGGTCGCGCCACATATATCTACGATCAACTCTACCAAGCTCGAATAACCGATATTGACCTCTTTACCACTCCACGGAGCGAATATGTAGCCTGATAATACTCTGCAGACGAATGGTAGATTCTGTGGATCGAGGGCCTTCAGATAATCTGCTAAGATCTTGACCTTGTGTAACTTACTTCTGGTAGACCTTATCGCTTCACAGGTTTCACAAAAGGATCTAAAGTCAGACATACCCTGCTAACCGTTTGGGATGGGTAAACTCATCTGGTAGGCAGCTTCACCATCATTATAGTATCCTTCATGCCTTGCCGTAATGACAAAACCCAATTTTTCGTAGAGGCGTATCGCAGGTATATTCGAGACTCTCACTTCAAGGAAGACCTCTTTACAACCTCGTTGGGCGAAACCTTTGATCGCCTCTTCCATCAACGCTGAACCCAGACCCTTCCTTCGATGGCCCTCCAGAACGGCGATAGAGACTATATGCCCCTTTTTAGCGAAACCGAACTTGATGTTAGAAAAGCCAAATTCGATCCTACCCATTACGTAACCGACTATCTGGTTATCGATTTCAGCAACGATAAATGCTTCTGGTGCATCTTCTAAAAGCTCTTCATAAAAGTATGTTGAATAATGTTCGGGGAGGGTGGTGAGATTGATCGATATAACTTGCTCTAAATCATCCTTTACACAACGCCTTATCACGTACTCCCCTATCCTTTTAATGATGACCTTCTGCAAGATAGCTCTCACTATATAGAAAATATGTAAGTTTTTAAAGGTTAATGGTCAATGGAGATGGATTCAGATAAAGGGTGAGATTTTAACCCCTAAAGATCTTGATTTAGTAAATTTAGTAAATTTGGTAAATGATGCTACTTGTATCGAGGATTTTCGCGATCTACTTTTAAAGAAATGGTCTTTTGCAATTGAGAAAAGAATAGCTTCGTCTCCCCCAATGTTATAAGGTCGATCGGTGCTACCTGTATCACGATTGGAAGGTTATTGACCGCTCTGCCCAAAGCCAATAGGCTCTTTGGTGGTAGAGTTCTAACGATCGATTTGATCGTCTCTGAATCGGTCGATGAAGTGCGCGAAACCATTTCTAGATCGTTATCGTTGGTAAAGTTAAAGAGGAATATATTATCCGCCTGCCGATATATGCTATCCTTTATCGCATCGGGTTGATTGGTAATTAATGTAGTAAATACACCGTAATGCCTCATCCTCGTTATTAAATCATCCCAATAGGTCTCCCTTAAGTATAGATGGGCTTCTTCGGCGAATAAAAATAATGGAGGGATTAGATTCTTCTCCAACAACTGTGTAATCTTACTCAAGATGATCTCCACGGCCATCCTTCGAGTCAAAGGATAGACTTTATTGAGTGATATGATGATCAGACCACCATTCACCATCTTCGCTATGAGATCTTCGATCCTCAGACCCTCCTCCTCACTATCTGTAAAGAGTTTCGAGTCTGCCAATGTGTAGTACCTTGAGATAAGCGCATCACGAACCAACTCATTACACTTTACATTCTGTATCACTTCATATAAAGATTGAAGTGTGAGAGAGTTTTGAGAATGAAGAAACTCCCATATTCGAATAAATTCACGGAGTGATGCACCGGGGAGATCGAGTATATGATGGAGGATGTTGATGAACGTCCCTAAACCCAGATACTTTAAGTTAAACTTAAGTGTAAAGCCCGGTATTAAACGAATTACCTTATTCGCGATTTCACTCGGTTCACCATTTCTCTTCCATGCCAATCCAGCATATTCATCATTCAGATCGAAGACTATTACATATGCACCATACTCTACAAGTTTACTTGCCAGTAATTTTGCAAAGTAAGATTTACCCGATCCCTTTCTACCGGTCACGATATTGAGTTGGCCATCGAAACTCTCTGCGTACAGGTTGATAGCCTCACCATCCCTTGCCCTACCTACATAAATGGCCCGCTCACCTAACTTTCCATTGATCGAAATCAGTTCAGAGATCGATACTTTCTTGATCTTAGAAGAGGTGCGTGAAGGGAGCCAAGAGACGGACGTAGTAAAATACCCTCCCTCTATACTCCCTCTAATTTTACATTTGAGCACCCTCATATCTCTGATAGCATAAGAGATGCTCTTCATCTGCAAAGGGTCATGCTCGATCCCATCACCCGAAGCACTCGCAACCTCATCTCTTACGATCTCTTCTAAAATGCCCCTCACATCCAAGTAAGTTTCATCGTAGACCTGAACGACCAACTTTTTATCACGAGTTGCATCTTCAATCATAATATAATCTCCTTTAGCGATATCTTCATTCGGTAAGGCAAGGAGTGTTATTTCATCATTATGCTTTCCTAAAATCCTCATCACATCACCTAGCCATATGCCTCGTAAAACTGATATGGCCCAAGAGGGTCTGGCGATGGTCATCACAGGTATTGAGCTTCGAATTTTTCATTACATAACTACACATACCAACATACTCGGTCTCGCTGAAGACCGAGAAGTGGTGGGCCAGACGTAGAGATTCTGGATACCCTCTACAGAACAGATCATTCGAGTATACTTTAGATAAGATCTCTTCACAGATGTGCAATTCAGAGTTAGCGACATCTACCCGAAGGGGATAGCTACCTTCCATGAACTTCGTTAAAAGGACCTTTCCAGCCAATCCTCTGATAAGACCACTTGTCAATTCACTCACATCAAGATACAATGGAGCCCCTTGTGAAAGGGCAAGTAGATCTGCAAACCTATTGAGGATGGTTATCCTCGATGATTTACAGATACCTACACAGATATTTTTATTATTCAGAGATGTCTCGAGGATCTTATTTAGACTTATTTCATCACATTCGAAGATGGATGGTTTGAGGGAGCCATCTATCAGAATCAAAGCTTTTGATAGATGCTTTGCCAACTCAAGTTGAATAGAGCGTTCAAGTCTGATTCTGATCAAACGTTGAATGAACTCTACATCGTTCAGAACGGTCGAGTATAACCTGATTTCATTCACATTCAATAGATCGTGTATATTCGATTCATTGATGTAGAGTATTATGGGGCCGATCTTTAGATACCCATGAATCTTCTTACTCTTAAAGAAGACGACGGTAGCACGGGCAGCGATCGCCATCCCTCTGTCGGAGTTCGCTATAGGTATAGAAGATGAATCTATCGAAGCGATGAGTATCGGTTCACCTTCTTTCGGAATTTTACGAACCGATGCATTTAAAGAATTAAGGTTAAAGTTATTCGTATTATAATTCGCTTCACTCTGATAGAGTTTAAAATTTTGCATTATACGATCGCTGATATGATTATTGAGCGATGTAAGAAGTGCATTGGTATCGAACTCTTCGCCTGAAATAGGAAGGCTTAATTGTTGGTTCATCTTGATCAACAATAGGTGAAGGGTTAGATATAAATGTTGTGCAACTTGTTCAACAAAAAACAACAAAAAAGTGATGAATTATGAGTGGTGAACGTAATGAAGTTAAGATTCGGCTCAAGAAGGGTGCATGGGAGGTTGAAATTACATGCTCTGAGGATAAGATAAAGCAGGCTGTAGAGAGTGTATTGGCCGGTATGAGCTCCGTAGTCGAAGCCTCTCCCACTCTGCGTGAAGAAGTTAAGAGAAGTTCGTTAACATGTCGTGGCCTAATCGAATCATTGTGGAGTGAAGGGTGGTTTAGTGTAGAGAGGAGTTTAAGTGAAGTTTATGAAGAGTTGGCAAGGCGTGGATACCACTATGATAAGACTGCGGTCTCACATTCTTTAACCGATCTTGTTAGAGAGAATATTTTGACTAGGTTGGGGACTATGAGAAACTATCGGTACGTTCAGAAGAAGCCACCCCCAACTCATTAAATCATCATTATGAAA
This DNA window, taken from Nitrososphaerales archaeon, encodes the following:
- the ilvE gene encoding branched-chain-amino-acid transaminase, whose translation is MSEEKKFLIYINGTFYKEDEAKISVFDHGLLYGDGIFEGIRVYDGRIFMLDEHLDRLYESAKTINLQIPLSKEEFRKAIIETARKNGVRDAYIRPIVTRGYGGLGLDPRNCKAPTVIIIVQSAPPMLTKGKAVRAIVSSIRKNPPFCLPPMVKSLNYLNNILAKIEAINAGVDEAIMLDWRGYISEGTATNIFIVKDRVLNTPPLYASILAGITRRVVIELAKELKIDVIERDITLHELYNADEAFLTGTGPEIQPIIEVDKRKIGTGEPGPITLKLTDAFRNKVQTSGVDIYS
- the rimI gene encoding ribosomal protein S18-alanine N-acetyltransferase, producing the protein MQKVIIKRIGEYVIRRCVKDDLEQVISINLTTLPEHYSTYFYEELLEDAPEAFIVAEIDNQIVGYVMGRIEFGFSNIKFGFAKKGHIVSIAVLEGHRRKGLGSALMEEAIKGFAQRGCKEVFLEVRVSNIPAIRLYEKLGFVITARHEGYYNDGEAAYQMSLPIPNG
- a CDS encoding ATP-dependent DNA ligase, with translation MSDFRSFCETCEAIRSTRSKLHKVKILADYLKALDPQNLPFVCRVLSGYIFAPWSGKEVNIGYSSLVELIVDICGATDEEFRSSYVKYGDLGMVAEALFNKRRLIPLIREELTLNSIQSTLDRMSLMKGDGSFLERKNLLKGLFLNCTPLEAKYLVKILTNELRIGLVSGLVEEGIAKAFNYELQDIRDAVLAFSDVGEVALKAYHGKLHELQITLFHPIGFMLADTMQSAEEIVKYYNKELYAEFKYDGIRAQAHCGKDCVKIFSRRLEDVSKSFPEVVDALSKMNCECILDGEIVPFKDDRPLPFQRLQHRLRRKDIGPQLIHEIPLIYFVYDVIYLNGKALIDEPLDLRRRLLESLKFYDPVKPSQIFRVKTVQEIQELFNESKKLGYEGLVLKDPSSLYSLGKRGKLWTKLKRELDTLDVVVVMAEYGHGKRAGLLSDYTFAVRDGEGRLRIIGKAYSGLTDEEIQEMTERLKRITVKDYGFRVSVLPEIVLEVAFDSIQKSDRYDSGYALRFPRIKRIRYDKGVEEIDTLDKVKEIYEKQHL
- a CDS encoding AraC family ligand binding domain-containing protein; the encoded protein is MKVVKMDEVLEYEPPGQPFRRVRLLATPEDAGTSVTVGMSIYGRGMFAPAHTHSGEEIIVVTHGRGIFRGKEGEVVATPGTVLIFSPGEEHSLENRESPTLEFIFIYPKPEDAKPIKEKWKPHQPQKF
- a CDS encoding ATP-binding protein, which codes for MRILGKHNDEITLLALPNEDIAKGDYIMIEDATRDKKLVVQVYDETYLDVRGILEEIVRDEVASASGDGIEHDPLQMKSISYAIRDMRVLKCKIRGSIEGGYFTTSVSWLPSRTSSKIKKVSISELISINGKLGERAIYVGRARDGEAINLYAESFDGQLNIVTGRKGSGKSYFAKLLASKLVEYGAYVIVFDLNDEYAGLAWKRNGEPSEIANKVIRLIPGFTLKFNLKYLGLGTFINILHHILDLPGASLREFIRIWEFLHSQNSLTLQSLYEVIQNVKCNELVRDALISRYYTLADSKLFTDSEEEGLRIEDLIAKMVNGGLIIISLNKVYPLTRRMAVEIILSKITQLLEKNLIPPLFLFAEEAHLYLRETYWDDLITRMRHYGVFTTLITNQPDAIKDSIYRQADNIFLFNFTNDNDLEMVSRTSSTDSETIKSIVRTLPPKSLLALGRAVNNLPIVIQVAPIDLITLGETKLFFSQLQKTISLKVDRENPRYK
- a CDS encoding DNA double-strand break repair nuclease NurA, translating into MNQQLSLPISGEEFDTNALLTSLNNHISDRIMQNFKLYQSEANYNTNNFNLNSLNASVRKIPKEGEPILIASIDSSSIPIANSDRGMAIAARATVVFFKSKKIHGYLKIGPIILYINESNIHDLLNVNEIRLYSTVLNDVEFIQRLIRIRLERSIQLELAKHLSKALILIDGSLKPSIFECDEISLNKILETSLNNKNICVGICKSSRITILNRFADLLALSQGAPLYLDVSELTSGLIRGLAGKVLLTKFMEGSYPLRVDVANSELHICEEILSKVYSNDLFCRGYPESLRLAHHFSVFSETEYVGMCSYVMKNSKLNTCDDHRQTLLGHISFTRHMAR
- a CDS encoding class I SAM-dependent methyltransferase family protein, with translation MRIISRMLKRALMGILNSDEISQLYSSFDIVGDVAIIKIPDRLIDKKDIIAKAILDNLKSVKTVLRQASPISGTYRTRELEYLMGEKKTLTFYREHGCTFKVDLAKVYFSPRLSYERLRVAEQVNPNERVVNMFGGVGTFSILIAKKHPSVTVYNIDINPDAHLLAVENAIINKVSDRVICILGDSRKVIHEMLVGIADRVLMPLPEKACEYLDVAIEALKPQGGIIHYYTEVHGSRVTDVIQEAESQLHKSLTVPHRIRFSRVVREVGPRWSQIVLDVEVWK
- a CDS encoding ribosome biogenesis/translation initiation ATPase RLI; translation: MVHRVATVDMDYCNPKKCGLECIKFCPVNKMGGECIILGEHGKALINENLCTGCGVCIHKCPFKAINIINLPEELKKDKVHQYGANTFRLYRLPRLKKGAVIGLVGRNGIGKTTALNILSGNLKPNLGRFENPPNWDEIIDNFGGTELKEHFQRIANGDLKVSIKPQAVYDIPKVWNGDARSLLERYDERGISSKLEKRLGLDKSLDKPVPELSGGELQRLAVAVAVSRDAELYLFDEPSSYNDVYQRLEVARVIHELAQENKYVLIVEHDLTLLDYLSDFIHILYGEPGAYGIVSNIQPSRTGINTLLDGYLPGENVRFRDKPVRFDVYAPIAKEIDTPIVAEYTDIVKNYPGFELKVKAGRLRQGEVVGILGANALGKTTFMKIVAGLEKADVGEVRLGAKISYKPQYLSGDFEGSVFEILKEVAGDRLNNSLVQEQIILPLGLHRLMDRKVKNLSGGELQKLAIATCLLREADIYALDEPSAFIDVEDRIALAKIIQRFVKSQGKSALIVDHDIQIIDIVSDTLMIFSGSSGVYGEATPPLPKGEGMNVFLESLGITYRRDTDTGRPRVNKPGSKLDKKQKELKEFYYMKIIKEGG